The following coding sequences are from one Streptococcus mitis window:
- the ccdA2 gene encoding thiol-disulfide oxidoreductase-associated membrane protein CcdA2 yields METIVFSISVFLAGVLSFFSPCIFPLLPVYAGILLDDQESAKSFSLFGRKVAWSGLIRTLCFIAGISLIFFILGFGAGYLGNILYANWFRYTMGTIIIILGLHQMEIFHFKKLEVQKSFTFKKSEANRYWSAFLLGITFSFGWTPCIGPVLSSVLALAASGGNGAWQGAIYTLIYTLGMAIPFLVLALASGVVMPYFSKIKRHMMLLKKIGGFLIILMGILLLLGQVNVLAGIFE; encoded by the coding sequence TTGGAAACGATAGTATTTTCAATCTCTGTTTTTCTAGCGGGTGTTTTATCCTTTTTTTCTCCTTGTATTTTTCCTCTTCTACCAGTCTATGCTGGAATTTTATTGGATGATCAGGAAAGTGCAAAAAGCTTCTCTCTGTTTGGAAGGAAAGTCGCTTGGTCAGGTTTGATTCGAACGCTTTGCTTTATTGCAGGTATCTCTCTCATTTTCTTTATCTTAGGATTTGGTGCTGGTTACCTTGGTAATATTCTCTATGCCAATTGGTTTCGCTATACCATGGGAACGATTATCATCATTTTAGGCCTTCACCAGATGGAAATTTTTCATTTTAAGAAATTAGAGGTTCAAAAAAGCTTTACTTTTAAGAAATCAGAAGCCAATCGTTATTGGTCAGCCTTTTTACTCGGTATTACTTTTAGCTTTGGTTGGACGCCTTGTATTGGTCCAGTTTTAAGTTCTGTTTTAGCGCTTGCCGCTTCTGGAGGTAATGGTGCTTGGCAAGGTGCAATCTATACCTTGATTTACACTCTGGGGATGGCAATTCCTTTCTTGGTTTTGGCACTAGCTTCAGGCGTAGTTATGCCATATTTTAGTAAAATTAAACGTCATATGATGCTACTGAAGAAAATTGGTGGTTTCCTTATTATTTTAATGGGAATTTTATTACTATTAGGACAAGTAAATGTTCTAGCTGGAATTTTTGAATAA
- a CDS encoding APC family permease yields MNIFRTKNVSLDKTEMHRHLKLWDLILLGIGAMVGTGVFTITGTAAATLAGPALVISIVISALCVGLSALFFAEFASRVPATGGAYSYLYAILGEFPAWLAGWLTMMEFMTAISGVASGWAAYFKGLLSQYGIALPQALNGTFNPQAGTFVDLLPILVLVLVTLLVLLNAKAALRFNSILVILKFSALALFVLVGIWNIKLDNWSNFAPYGFGQIYGASTGIMAGASLMFFGFLGFESISMAVDEVKTPQKNIPRGIVLSLSIVTILYALVTLVLTGVVHYSHLNVDDAVAFALRSIGISWAANYVSLVAILTLITVCISMTYALSRMIYSLARDGLMPAAFKELTKTSKVPKNATILTGLASAVAAGIFPLASIAAFLNICTLAYLIMLAYGLIRLRREKGMPKAGEFKTPLVPLLPILSIIICLSFMLQYNMETWLAFLVALLVGSIIYFTYGYKHSSIEE; encoded by the coding sequence ATGAATATATTTAGAACAAAGAATGTCAGTTTGGATAAAACGGAGATGCACAGGCATTTGAAATTATGGGATTTGATTTTGTTAGGTATCGGAGCCATGGTAGGGACAGGTGTCTTTACAATCACAGGTACTGCAGCTGCAACGCTTGCTGGTCCAGCCCTAGTGATTTCAATCGTCATTTCTGCCTTGTGTGTGGGATTATCAGCTCTCTTTTTTGCAGAATTTGCTTCACGAGTACCTGCTACAGGTGGTGCCTACAGTTATCTCTATGCAATCTTAGGAGAATTCCCAGCCTGGTTGGCAGGTTGGTTAACCATGATGGAATTCATGACAGCCATATCGGGTGTGGCTTCTGGTTGGGCAGCGTATTTTAAAGGGCTTCTCTCTCAATACGGGATAGCCCTTCCTCAGGCTTTAAATGGTACCTTTAATCCTCAAGCAGGGACGTTTGTTGATTTATTACCTATTCTTGTCTTGGTCTTGGTGACCTTGCTTGTTCTACTTAATGCGAAAGCAGCCTTACGCTTTAATTCGATTCTAGTGATTTTGAAATTTTCCGCTTTAGCTCTCTTTGTTTTAGTAGGAATTTGGAATATTAAGCTTGATAATTGGAGCAATTTTGCCCCTTATGGTTTTGGCCAAATATATGGTGCTAGTACAGGTATTATGGCTGGTGCGTCCTTGATGTTCTTTGGTTTTTTGGGCTTTGAATCCATCTCTATGGCTGTAGATGAAGTTAAGACTCCTCAAAAAAATATTCCTAGAGGGATTGTCTTATCGCTTTCTATCGTAACTATTCTTTATGCCTTGGTGACTCTTGTTTTGACTGGTGTGGTTCACTATAGTCACCTAAATGTCGACGATGCCGTTGCCTTTGCTCTTCGTAGTATTGGGATTAGTTGGGCAGCTAATTATGTGTCATTAGTGGCTATATTGACCTTGATTACTGTTTGTATCTCGATGACCTATGCCCTATCGCGTATGATTTACAGTTTAGCGCGTGACGGCTTGATGCCTGCTGCATTTAAAGAACTGACCAAAACAAGCAAGGTACCAAAAAATGCTACTATCTTGACAGGTCTAGCTTCAGCAGTAGCTGCAGGAATATTCCCACTAGCCAGTATCGCAGCCTTCTTAAATATTTGTACCTTAGCCTACTTAATCATGCTGGCTTATGGTTTGATTCGCTTACGGAGAGAAAAGGGGATGCCCAAAGCAGGAGAATTTAAAACACCACTGGTACCCTTATTACCAATTTTATCAATCATCATTTGTTTATCCTTTATGTTGCAGTATAATATGGAAACCTGGCTTGCTTTCCTAGTTGCATTGTTAGTAGGAAGTATTATTTACTTCACTTATGGCTATAAGCATTCTTCCATAGAAGAATAA
- the sdbB gene encoding thiol-disulfide oxidoreductase-associated lipoprotein SdbB, which produces MKKVMFAGLSLLSLVVLIACGEEETKKTKAPEQSPKQQQQTTVQQIAVGKEAPDFTLQSMDGKEVKLSDYKGKKVYLKFWASWCGPCKKSMPELMELAAKPDRDFEILTVIAPGIQGEKTVEQFPQWFQDQGYKDIPVLYDTKATTFQAYQIRSIPTEYLIDSQGKIGKIQLGAISNADAEAAFKEMN; this is translated from the coding sequence ATGAAAAAAGTAATGTTTGCTGGCTTAAGCCTCTTGTCATTAGTTGTATTGATAGCTTGTGGTGAGGAAGAGACTAAAAAGACTAAAGCACCAGAACAATCCCCAAAACAACAGCAACAAACGACTGTACAACAAATTGCTGTTGGGAAAGAGGCGCCAGATTTTACCTTGCAATCAATGGATGGCAAAGAAGTAAAGTTATCTGATTATAAGGGTAAAAAGGTTTATTTGAAGTTTTGGGCTTCATGGTGTGGTCCATGTAAAAAAAGTATGCCTGAGTTGATGGAATTAGCGGCGAAACCAGATCGTGATTTTGAAATTCTTACTGTTATTGCACCAGGAATTCAAGGTGAAAAAACTGTTGAGCAATTCCCACAATGGTTCCAAGATCAAGGTTATAAGGATATCCCAGTTCTTTATGACACCAAAGCAACCACCTTCCAAGCTTATCAAATTAGAAGCATTCCTACAGAATATCTAATTGATAGTCAAGGTAAGATTGGAAAGATACAATTGGGTGCTATCAGTAATGCGGATGCAGAAGCAGCCTTTAAAGAAATGAACTAG